DNA from Oncorhynchus masou masou isolate Uvic2021 chromosome 5, UVic_Omas_1.1, whole genome shotgun sequence:
GTGAATTTGACCCCttcttctccccaatttcgtggtatccaattgtttagtagctactatcttgtctcatcgctacaactcccgtatgggctcgggagagatgaaggttgaaagtcatgcgacctccgatacacaacccaaccaagccgcactgcttcttaacacagcaccatccaacccggaagccagccgcaccaatgtgtcggaggaaacaccgtgcacctggcaaccttggttggcaCAGCTctgcgccaccagagactctgggttcgcgcccaggctctgtcgtaaccggccgtgaccgggaggtccgtagggcggcgcacaattggcctagcgtcgtccgggttagggagggtttggccggtagggaaatgcttgtctcatcgcgcaccagcaactcccgtggcgggccgggcgcagtgcgcgctaaccaaggttgccaggtgcacggtgtttcctccttaaccactgcgccacccaggaggctgCACTACAAGTTTTAAGTGTCTTGCATTGCAGGAAAGCCATCCtgcaacagagtgatcaaatgaaggtCCTACATCTGTCAATGGGGAGGATGATGGTGTGATAGtggaggggatgatggagggagggagagaacagcagTAGAGAAATAGGACACTATTACTCTGACCCTCTCCCTGTGCATGATAGATGCCAAGTTCTTCTGCagcagggtgatcaaattaagatcctacatctgtttaACCGCAATGCTCAAGAGATCTACTTGTATAAGAAACATTGTCTACTTCCtaaatgacaccttattcccttcatagggcactacttttgatcaggaccCATTGTTAAAAATACTATTTTCATCAGTGTGAAGTTCAAGTGAGGCTGAATGTTGATTATAAAGTGATAGCTCCAACAAGTGTGTCTGACTGTTGGTTATCTTCCCACCTGTCTTCTCTGTAGGTCATAGAGAAGAACTCCGGGGGCTGGTGGTATGTCCAGATCGGGGAGACGGAGGGTTGGGCCCCCTGCTCCTACATCGACAAACGCAAGAAACCCAACCTTAGCCGACGAACCAGCACGCTTACACGCCCCAAAGTCCCGCCCCCAGCTCCACCCACCAAAAAGCAAGACACAGAAGAGACGCCATCACCCTCACCCAGTCactccatctcctcatcctccaAAGCCCCAGAATCCCCCAGCCGGCCCACAGTATATGAGGAACCGGAGTACGACGTTCCCGCTGTTGGATGCGAGGGCGAGTCGGACACAGATTCCCTGAGGGGAGAGACAATACATCGCCCCCTGGAGGTGAAAATCAACAGTGTGGTCTGTGAGAAGTACCGTAGTTCTCCTCCAGTCTGCAAGACCTCCCCTGTGATTATCAGCTATAGAAGAAGGTCCTTCAGGTCCGTTGAAGAGATGGCCAAGGAAGAATGTATCTATGAGAATGATGGCTTCAGGCGCAGTAGTGGTGATGAAGGGGCTTTGGCCAAAGGCTGCGGCGGTTCCAACTCCCCAAGGATCTACCACTCCTCGACTGTACCCCGCAAACCCTCAGGGTCTTCACCTCTAGCAGGGGGAAAGCCATTGAAGAAGATCGCCCCGGAGCTGAGCCGAAGCCAGTCCCTAGCCAAAGCCGACACCAGTCCCAGGTTGTCCTCAGACGAATCGGGTAAAGATTCCAGGAAACCTCCAGGCATCCGGACGGTGGAGCAAAGGATAAGCCAGAGCCCCTCCACCAAGCTCAAGCCCTCGGTGAGGCCTAAACCTCTGCTCACCACCAAGTCAGAGCCACAGTGCCCTGAGAGGATGGACATCACTTCCCTGAGACGCCAGTTGAGGCCCACGGGACAACTTCGGCATACCGTCCATGGGCTCAAAGACTCAGAGACGGCCTCCGTCATCTCGTCGGAGGACTCCCATTCTTCCCGCAACAGCACCTCAGACCTCTCTTCCATCTACTCCAAAGGGAGCCGGGGAGATTCAGATCTGGAGGGGTTCAACCTATACAGGACCACAGACGCCTACGACAAGGTCCAGGAGTCAGAGCTGAGCTTTCCATCTGGGGTGGAGGTGGAAGTCCTGGAGAGGCAGGAGAGTGGCTGGTGGTACATTCGTTGGCGGGACAAGGAAGGCTGGGCGCCCACTTTTTATTTGGAGCCCATCCACCAAGGGAGGGACGGCGGTGGGTCCGAGTCTGACGGGCAGCGCTCTGGGTCGGGCAGCGGCACCGGAAGCAAGTCCAACAGCCTGGAGAAGAATGAGCAGCGCGTGCTGGCGCTCAACGACATCAACCTCCAGGGACTCACTAATCACCACCAGGTGCACCATACGCCAGGGGGTCTGAGATCGAGGAACACTCCCCCCATCCCCTCCAAGCCTCCGGGGGGCTTCTCCAAGCCGGCTGTGCTGGTTAACGGAGCCGCGAGAATGAGGAACGGTGGGGTGAGACCGCAGTCTGCCGTCAGACCCCAGTCCGTGTTCGTGTCTGCGCCACAGCCCGCCATGGTCAGTCAACATTACATGACAAGTTCCCTGAGGCGGAATGAGTCATTGGCCGCCCACAACCAGTATCGTACCGACCAGTACCGCTCCGGTTCCGCTACCCTTGGCGTGCGCCGTAACTCCTCTTTCAACGCTGTGCGTGCGCAACCCATCACAGTCGAGACCCGTTCGAGACCCTCAGAGCGCTCTATCACCACCAGGGGGTCTTCGGCGGAACGATTTGGCGCTGGTGGCGGGACGGACGCCTTGAGCAGGGTTGGGGTTGTTGTGCAGCGTAATGGTATCCCCGTCTCCACAGTCAGGCCCAAGCCTATCGAGAAGAGCCAGCTGATCCATAACAACCTGGGTAGGGAGGTATATGTTTCCATTGCTGACTACCGGGGGGACGATGAGACCATGGGCTTCCCTGAGGGCACCTGCCTGGAGGTTCTAGACAGGAACCCCAACGGGTGGTGGTACTGCAAGGTCCAAGATGCCCTGCACCCCCGCAAGGGCTGGGTCCCCTCCAACTACCTAGAGAGGAAGAAGTAAtggcctaataataataataacaattccCCCCTTTGATGATGTTACTAAGAATATTGGTGATGACATCACTCCATAAGAATGTTACCCCACAAGAGCTACCACAAGCAATATGCTCCAAATATGTAAACAAATAATTGATTCTTATATAGtttatgtaaaacatttttttttgttttaaccTTATAATGAGAAAGAGACACGTTTATTTCTAAAATGTACACATAAAAGACTAAAAGTCCAGATTTTTGTGTGCGATATGGGATGTAACGAGAGACTGAAAACGGGGTTGGCCAACCCAAGTGTTAGAAACACAAATATGTTTTTGGAACTTTGGAACGATGCGATTTGACACGACACCTTCTAGAAGGGGTTTACATTAGAAAGAGAAGATAGCTGGGCAATGATGGCAAGCCTTATACCTGCCCTTGTGACTGTAATGCCAAATAGGTGCCTTTTTGTAGATGATCAACTGAATAGGGGTTCGAAGAAGTGGACGGAACACATCACAGTGAATCAACGTCATTACCAAATGTATTACAGTGCCATAGGCCTATGAGCATGAATACCCCCAAAATTATTTTTGTAACGTTCAAGAGAATCACTTGAGTAGGAGGGTTTTAGGAACGTTACCGAGCGAATAGGATCAATCTAGAGTGTTGTAGTAGACTGTTCAGAATCAAATAAGAAAGAaacaagagaaagggagagatatcAGTGACTCTCAGTGAGTCACAATTGACTCACTTAAAATGACTAATCCtttgattattttattttttgtcattattgtatgttttgttctttaatgtctctgtgtgtctttctgtctgtccttaGAGATGTATTTCTGCTTTCTTGTGTAACACTCCACTGACAGCCCAAAATTGGAAAGAGTCAAAGTTTCCTCTCGGATATTCGGATCTCTGAAGTTTCAATGATGGAATATCTATGTTGAGGTACACGTAATTAGACAAACTTTGTAGTTTCACCCTGTTTTTGTAGTCCCACTTCTTATTCTATATTTTCAACCAAGCCTGCAGAATCTTGCATGCAAATAAAATCTGTCAAGCTTGAAATCTAATTAGAGTATACTTATTGGGGAATAAATTCCAATTTAAGGTGCttttcagtttaaaaaaaataattacctACCACCAAGATATTACTTTACACAATATGTTTACACACTAAGTTGTCTGTATTAGTCCCAGACAAATATCTTTTTATATACGCTTTACTGTATACAGTGTAGCAATCGCAGTTGCAGTTGCACAGGAAATAAGTACTGGAAATATGGCTTAATAATGTT
Protein-coding regions in this window:
- the LOC135537136 gene encoding SH3 and PX domain-containing protein 2A-like isoform X2; amino-acid sequence: MQFRTVLDVKVVDVEKRRNPSKHYVYLINVTYSDNTSHIIYRRYSKFFDLQMQILDKFPIEGGQKDPKKRIIPFLPGKILFRRSHVRDVAMKRLRFIDDYCRALVRLPPQLSQSEEVLRFFETKADDLNPPVEDYGSSKRKSVWMYGFTDSPRKEASGIDSSDPMVLEQYVVVANYERQENSEISLQAGETVDVIEKSESGWWFVSTTEEQGWVPATYLDSQNGTRDDLELSTVRTGEVTKRRKAHLKRLDRRWTLGGIVNRQQSREEKYTTVQPYASQGKDEIGFEKGVTVEVIQKNLEGWWYIRYLGKEGWAPASYLKKMKEDFSSPGRKKTLTGPVEIIGNIMEISNLLQKKSSSEKDVQTDGDSTSPERHISKSEISLPMPYAPGYNPSPDHGPSPGPGPSPGLSSGSGMGTSSPSLGPGASGPLQDSKGKTEPGSPAVARVAPHRVSIGSPNLRQKPPPRRETNLGFQLPKPPEPPTVEAEYYTIAEFQSCISDGISFRGGQKADVIEKNSGGWWYVQIGETEGWAPCSYIDKRKKPNLSRRTSTLTRPKVPPPAPPTKKQDTEETPSPSPSHSISSSSKAPESPSRPTVYEEPEYDVPAVGCEGESDTDSLRGETIHRPLEVKINSVVCEKYRSSPPVCKTSPVIISYRRRSFRSVEEMAKEECIYENDGFRRSSGDEGALAKGCGGSNSPRIYHSSTVPRKPSGSSPLAGGKPLKKIAPELSRSQSLAKADTSPRLSSDESGKDSRKPPGIRTVEQRISQSPSTKLKPSVRPKPLLTTKSEPQCPERMDITSLRRQLRPTGQLRHTVHGLKDSETASVISSEDSHSSRNSTSDLSSIYSKGSRGDSDLEGFNLYRTTDAYDKVQESELSFPSGVEVEVLERQESGWWYIRWRDKEGWAPTFYLEPIHQGRDGGGSESDGQRSGSGSGTGSKSNSLEKNEQRVLALNDINLQGLTNHHQVHHTPGGLRSRNTPPIPSKPPGGFSKPAVLVNGAARMRNGGVRPQSAVRPQSVFVSAPQPAMVSQHYMTSSLRRNESLAAHNQYRTDQYRSGSATLGVRRNSSFNAVRAQPITVETRSRPSERSITTRGSSAERFGAGGGTDALSRVGVVVQRNGIPVSTVRPKPIEKSQLIHNNLGREVYVSIADYRGDDETMGFPEGTCLEVLDRNPNGWWYCKVQDALHPRKGWVPSNYLERKK
- the LOC135537136 gene encoding SH3 and PX domain-containing protein 2A-like isoform X1 gives rise to the protein MQFRTVLDVKVVDVEKRRNPSKHYVYLINVTYSDNTSHIIYRRYSKFFDLQMQILDKFPIEGGQKDPKKRIIPFLPGKILFRRSHVRDVAMKRLRFIDDYCRALVRLPPQLSQSEEVLRFFETKADDLNPPVEDYGSSKRKSVWMYGFTDSPRKEASGIDSSDPMVLEQYVVVANYERQENSEISLQAGETVDVIEKSESGWWFVSTTEEQGWVPATYLDSQNGTRDDLELSTVRTGEVTKRRKAHLKRLDRRWTLGGIVNRQQSREEKYTTVQPYASQGKDEIGFEKGVTVEVIQKNLEGWWYIRYLGKEGWAPASYLKKMKEDFSSPGRKKTLTGPVEIIGNIMEISNLLQKKSSSEKDVQTDGDSTSPERHISKSEISLPMPYAPGYNPSPDHGPSPGPGPSPGLSSGSGMGTSSPSLGPGASGPLQDSKGKTEPGSPAVARVAPHRVSIGFEAIGSPNLRQKPPPRRETNLGFQLPKPPEPPTVEAEYYTIAEFQSCISDGISFRGGQKADVIEKNSGGWWYVQIGETEGWAPCSYIDKRKKPNLSRRTSTLTRPKVPPPAPPTKKQDTEETPSPSPSHSISSSSKAPESPSRPTVYEEPEYDVPAVGCEGESDTDSLRGETIHRPLEVKINSVVCEKYRSSPPVCKTSPVIISYRRRSFRSVEEMAKEECIYENDGFRRSSGDEGALAKGCGGSNSPRIYHSSTVPRKPSGSSPLAGGKPLKKIAPELSRSQSLAKADTSPRLSSDESGKDSRKPPGIRTVEQRISQSPSTKLKPSVRPKPLLTTKSEPQCPERMDITSLRRQLRPTGQLRHTVHGLKDSETASVISSEDSHSSRNSTSDLSSIYSKGSRGDSDLEGFNLYRTTDAYDKVQESELSFPSGVEVEVLERQESGWWYIRWRDKEGWAPTFYLEPIHQGRDGGGSESDGQRSGSGSGTGSKSNSLEKNEQRVLALNDINLQGLTNHHQVHHTPGGLRSRNTPPIPSKPPGGFSKPAVLVNGAARMRNGGVRPQSAVRPQSVFVSAPQPAMVSQHYMTSSLRRNESLAAHNQYRTDQYRSGSATLGVRRNSSFNAVRAQPITVETRSRPSERSITTRGSSAERFGAGGGTDALSRVGVVVQRNGIPVSTVRPKPIEKSQLIHNNLGREVYVSIADYRGDDETMGFPEGTCLEVLDRNPNGWWYCKVQDALHPRKGWVPSNYLERKK
- the LOC135537136 gene encoding SH3 and PX domain-containing protein 2A-like isoform X5; amino-acid sequence: MQFRTVLDVKVVDVEKRRNPSKHYVYLINVTYSDNTSHIIYRRYSKFFDLQMQILDKFPIEGGQKDPKKRIIPFLPGKILFRRSHVRDVAMKRLRFIDDYCRALVRLPPQLSQSEEVLRFFETKADDLNPPVEDYGSSKRKSVWMYGFTDSPRKEASGIDSSDPMVLEQYVVVANYERQENSEISLQAGETVDVIEKSESGWWFVSTTEEQGWVPATYLDSQNGTRDDLELSTVRTGEEEKYTTVQPYASQGKDEIGFEKGVTVEVIQKNLEGWWYIRYLGKEGWAPASYLKKMKEDFSSPGRKKTLTGPVEIIGNIMEISNLLQKKSSSEKDVQTDGDSTSPERHISKSEISLPMPYAPGYNPSPDHGPSPGPGPSPGLSSGSGMGTSSPSLGPGASGPLQDSKGKTEPGSPAVARVAPHRVSIGFEAIGSPNLRQKPPPRRETNLGFQLPKPPEPPTVEAEYYTIAEFQSCISDGISFRGGQKADVIEKNSGGWWYVQIGETEGWAPCSYIDKRKKPNLSRRTSTLTRPKVPPPAPPTKKQDTEETPSPSPSHSISSSSKAPESPSRPTVYEEPEYDVPAVGCEGESDTDSLRGETIHRPLEVKINSVVCEKYRSSPPVCKTSPVIISYRRRSFRSVEEMAKEECIYENDGFRRSSGDEGALAKGCGGSNSPRIYHSSTVPRKPSGSSPLAGGKPLKKIAPELSRSQSLAKADTSPRLSSDESGKDSRKPPGIRTVEQRISQSPSTKLKPSVRPKPLLTTKSEPQCPERMDITSLRRQLRPTGQLRHTVHGLKDSETASVISSEDSHSSRNSTSDLSSIYSKGSRGDSDLEGFNLYRTTDAYDKVQESELSFPSGVEVEVLERQESGWWYIRWRDKEGWAPTFYLEPIHQGRDGGGSESDGQRSGSGSGTGSKSNSLEKNEQRVLALNDINLQGLTNHHQVHHTPGGLRSRNTPPIPSKPPGGFSKPAVLVNGAARMRNGGVRPQSAVRPQSVFVSAPQPAMVSQHYMTSSLRRNESLAAHNQYRTDQYRSGSATLGVRRNSSFNAVRAQPITVETRSRPSERSITTRGSSAERFGAGGGTDALSRVGVVVQRNGIPVSTVRPKPIEKSQLIHNNLGREVYVSIADYRGDDETMGFPEGTCLEVLDRNPNGWWYCKVQDALHPRKGWVPSNYLERKK
- the LOC135537136 gene encoding SH3 and PX domain-containing protein 2A-like isoform X3 — its product is MQFRTVLDVKVVDVEKRRNPSKHYVYLINVTYSDNTSHIIYRRYSKFFDLQMQILDKFPIEGGQKDPKKRIIPFLPGKILFRRSHVRDVAMKRLRFIDDYCRALVRLPPQLSQSEEVLRFFETKADDLNPPVEDYGSSKRKSGIDSSDPMVLEQYVVVANYERQENSEISLQAGETVDVIEKSESGWWFVSTTEEQGWVPATYLDSQNGTRDDLELSTVRTGEVTKRRKAHLKRLDRRWTLGGIVNRQQSREEKYTTVQPYASQGKDEIGFEKGVTVEVIQKNLEGWWYIRYLGKEGWAPASYLKKMKEDFSSPGRKKTLTGPVEIIGNIMEISNLLQKKSSSEKDVQTDGDSTSPERHISKSEISLPMPYAPGYNPSPDHGPSPGPGPSPGLSSGSGMGTSSPSLGPGASGPLQDSKGKTEPGSPAVARVAPHRVSIGFEAIGSPNLRQKPPPRRETNLGFQLPKPPEPPTVEAEYYTIAEFQSCISDGISFRGGQKADVIEKNSGGWWYVQIGETEGWAPCSYIDKRKKPNLSRRTSTLTRPKVPPPAPPTKKQDTEETPSPSPSHSISSSSKAPESPSRPTVYEEPEYDVPAVGCEGESDTDSLRGETIHRPLEVKINSVVCEKYRSSPPVCKTSPVIISYRRRSFRSVEEMAKEECIYENDGFRRSSGDEGALAKGCGGSNSPRIYHSSTVPRKPSGSSPLAGGKPLKKIAPELSRSQSLAKADTSPRLSSDESGKDSRKPPGIRTVEQRISQSPSTKLKPSVRPKPLLTTKSEPQCPERMDITSLRRQLRPTGQLRHTVHGLKDSETASVISSEDSHSSRNSTSDLSSIYSKGSRGDSDLEGFNLYRTTDAYDKVQESELSFPSGVEVEVLERQESGWWYIRWRDKEGWAPTFYLEPIHQGRDGGGSESDGQRSGSGSGTGSKSNSLEKNEQRVLALNDINLQGLTNHHQVHHTPGGLRSRNTPPIPSKPPGGFSKPAVLVNGAARMRNGGVRPQSAVRPQSVFVSAPQPAMVSQHYMTSSLRRNESLAAHNQYRTDQYRSGSATLGVRRNSSFNAVRAQPITVETRSRPSERSITTRGSSAERFGAGGGTDALSRVGVVVQRNGIPVSTVRPKPIEKSQLIHNNLGREVYVSIADYRGDDETMGFPEGTCLEVLDRNPNGWWYCKVQDALHPRKGWVPSNYLERKK
- the LOC135537136 gene encoding SH3 and PX domain-containing protein 2A-like isoform X4, whose amino-acid sequence is MQFRTVLDVKVVDVEKRRNPSKHYVYLINVTYSDNTSHIIYRRYSKFFDLQMQILDKFPIEGGQKDPKKRIIPFLPGKILFRRSHVRDVAMKRLRFIDDYCRALVRLPPQLSQSEEVLRFFETKADDLNPPVEDYGSSKRKSGIDSSDPMVLEQYVVVANYERQENSEISLQAGETVDVIEKSESGWWFVSTTEEQGWVPATYLDSQNGTRDDLELSTVRTGEVTKRRKAHLKRLDRRWTLGGIVNRQQSREEKYTTVQPYASQGKDEIGFEKGVTVEVIQKNLEGWWYIRYLGKEGWAPASYLKKMKEDFSSPGRKKTLTGPVEIIGNIMEISNLLQKKSSSEKDVQTDGDSTSPERHISKSEISLPMPYAPGYNPSPDHGPSPGPGPSPGLSSGSGMGTSSPSLGPGASGPLQDSKGKTEPGSPAVARVAPHRVSIGSPNLRQKPPPRRETNLGFQLPKPPEPPTVEAEYYTIAEFQSCISDGISFRGGQKADVIEKNSGGWWYVQIGETEGWAPCSYIDKRKKPNLSRRTSTLTRPKVPPPAPPTKKQDTEETPSPSPSHSISSSSKAPESPSRPTVYEEPEYDVPAVGCEGESDTDSLRGETIHRPLEVKINSVVCEKYRSSPPVCKTSPVIISYRRRSFRSVEEMAKEECIYENDGFRRSSGDEGALAKGCGGSNSPRIYHSSTVPRKPSGSSPLAGGKPLKKIAPELSRSQSLAKADTSPRLSSDESGKDSRKPPGIRTVEQRISQSPSTKLKPSVRPKPLLTTKSEPQCPERMDITSLRRQLRPTGQLRHTVHGLKDSETASVISSEDSHSSRNSTSDLSSIYSKGSRGDSDLEGFNLYRTTDAYDKVQESELSFPSGVEVEVLERQESGWWYIRWRDKEGWAPTFYLEPIHQGRDGGGSESDGQRSGSGSGTGSKSNSLEKNEQRVLALNDINLQGLTNHHQVHHTPGGLRSRNTPPIPSKPPGGFSKPAVLVNGAARMRNGGVRPQSAVRPQSVFVSAPQPAMVSQHYMTSSLRRNESLAAHNQYRTDQYRSGSATLGVRRNSSFNAVRAQPITVETRSRPSERSITTRGSSAERFGAGGGTDALSRVGVVVQRNGIPVSTVRPKPIEKSQLIHNNLGREVYVSIADYRGDDETMGFPEGTCLEVLDRNPNGWWYCKVQDALHPRKGWVPSNYLERKK